The genomic stretch gtgtgatctgtgggactggagatggaggggtggggatggagtgggGTTAGGTTGTCCCGTGAAAATCTAGTTGGGTTGATGACAGAGGGATAAGGTGTCCTTAGTGTGGGTGATGTTAGTCTGGTCAGGATAAGAATGGAGGGGTGAGTGATGCTGGGGGTGAGATGGGGCTGAGTGttcatctctccctccccacccctgccctgtccTCCTACCTTCCCACCTCTGACCACGCCTCTCCCACCTCAGCCATTACGTGGTCCTCCTTGGAGAGCACAATCTGGAGAAGACAGATGGCTTTGAGCAGAAGCGAACAGCCACTGAGTCCTTCCCTCACCCCGGCTTCAACAACAGCCTCCCCAATAAAGACCACCGGAATGACATCATGCTGGTGAAGATGTCCTCTCCTGCTGTCATCACCCGAGCTGTGCGGCCACTCACCCTGTCCTCACACTGCGTCACTGCGGGCACCAGCTGCCTCATTTCTGGATGGGGCACCACGTCCAGCCCCCAGTGTAGGGGCTCCCTGGGGAAAACATGATGGGGTGGAAGATGGGATGTGGGGAATGGAGACCAGATGAGTCTTCAGAGATAAAGACCAGAGTCACTCAAAGGCTAtcaagagagggaaagggaaattcTGGGAGACTCACTTTGGGGCCTCAAGAGTGGGGTCAGTGGGGTCAGAGATAATGCATGGAGAGCAAGCAGTATGAAGAACTGATTCATAACATGGCTGTTGCTATAGTCACAAGCATAGAGATGGGTGTTGGCTGCTGTGGTGGGGCTGGAGAATCAGGTGCTCACTGCTCACCCTCCACTGCTGTCCCCTCAGTGCGCCTGCCTCATTCCTTGCGATGTGCTAACGTCTCCATCATCCAACACAAGGAGTGTGAGAGTGCCTACCCGGGCAACATCACAGAGACCATGCTGTGTGCCAGTGTTCGGAAGGAGGGCAAGGACTCCTGCCAGGTAAGCGAGCAGGGGCTGGGTCTCCAGCCACATACCCATACCCAACCTCACTCACATCTTTACTGGCATACCCTAACCCCAATCATCCCCAATCCCAGCTGCCATTTCTGATGTCAACACAATTGCTGTCTGCCCATGCTTACCCTCATTAAACTCCAGCCTCCCATCAAATTTCTCTGGCCCCTAAACCAAcatatatctgtatgtatgtatgtatttatgtatgtatgtgtgtgtgtacatgcacatataaatatgtgaatatgtatatatatttatatataaattataaatatatttatatatatttctcacCCAGAATCCCAGTTTCATCTCCCAACCTTTCGCCAGTCCCACCATTGTCGAATTCTTCCTTTGCCTGCTTCCCACCTCCACCACTGTCCTCACTCCCATCAGAAGCCCCTCCCCCCCGACTTTTACTCATTGTGCCTCCTCTCGTGTCAGGGTGACTCTGGAGGCCCTCTGGTCTGTAATGGCTCTCTTCAAGGCATCATCTCCTGGGGTCAGGACCCGTGTGCGGTCACCAGAAAGCCTGGTGTCTACACAAAAGTCTGCAAATATATTGACTGGATCCACGAGATTATGAGAAACAACTAAAGGGGACCTGCTTGTCACCACGCAACCCCTCCAAGCTCTTCTTAATGTTTTGACTTCTGCTCATTCCTCCCTAAGAAGCCCTCAGCTAGGACCCTCGCGTGTACTCTCTTCAACCCACTGTGGATATAGTATAGGAAATGCTCTGCGCCTGATGATCAACTTGGGGCTTGGAA from Arvicola amphibius chromosome 12, mArvAmp1.2, whole genome shotgun sequence encodes the following:
- the LOC119802870 gene encoding kallikrein-11, encoding MTILRFIALALMTGHVGGETRIIKGYECNPHSQPWQVALFQKTRLLCGATLIAPKWLLTAAHCRKPHYVVLLGEHNLEKTDGFEQKRTATESFPHPGFNNSLPNKDHRNDIMLVKMSSPAVITRAVRPLTLSSHCVTAGTSCLISGWGTTSSPQLRLPHSLRCANVSIIQHKECESAYPGNITETMLCASVRKEGKDSCQGDSGGPLVCNGSLQGIISWGQDPCAVTRKPGVYTKVCKYIDWIHEIMRNN